One genomic segment of Amphiura filiformis unplaced genomic scaffold, Afil_fr2py scaffold_386, whole genome shotgun sequence includes these proteins:
- the LOC140145549 gene encoding uncharacterized protein isoform X2 — translation MNHQQAVGLFQRRGILARINHHHMKVFPADPHPPLFVQKPRSEDTLGLRYTTYVGDGDSSSFSRITQEQPYGPDVTTIKEECVGHIQKRMGCRLRKLVEKKKGVKLADGKTLDEKGRLHRKRVDLLQGFYGKALRTNKGNPEAASAETMAGLYHYAGDHSYCPTRNDTWCNFKKDEISGTNNSKPVDDPFTPAMVAVMKPIMM, via the exons ATGAACCATCAACAAGCAGTGGGTTTGTTCCAGAGAAGAGGAATACTAGCAAG AATCAACCACCATCACATGAAGGTGTTTCCAGCAGATCCACACCCACCACTATTCGTGCAGAAACCAAG ATCAGAAGACACTCTTGGACTGAGATACACAACTTATGTAGGGGATGGCGATTCTTCttcattttcaagaattacacAGGAGCAGCCATATGGGCCAGATGTTACAACCATTAAAGAGGAATGTGTCGGCCACATACAGAAGAGGATGGGATGCAGACTCAGAAAGCTTGTAGAGAAGAAAAAAG GAGTGAAACTTGCTGACGGGAAGACATTGGACGAGAAGGGTCGCCTCCACCGTAAAAGAGTAGATTTGCTGCAAGGATTTTATGGCAAGGCTTTGAGGACCAACAAAGGGAATCCTGAAGCAGCGTCAGCAGAAACCATGGCTGGCCTGTATCACTATGCTGGGGACCACAGTTACTGCCCGACAAGAAATGACACCTGGTGCAATTTTAAGAAAGATGAGATTAGTGGTACTAACAACTCTAAACCAGTGGATGATCCATTTACACCAGCCATGGTAGCAGTAATGAAGCCCATTATGATGTAA
- the LOC140145549 gene encoding uncharacterized protein isoform X1 — MFFSEYATSSSQLEWKMNHQQAVGLFQRRGILARINHHHMKVFPADPHPPLFVQKPRSEDTLGLRYTTYVGDGDSSSFSRITQEQPYGPDVTTIKEECVGHIQKRMGCRLRKLVEKKKGVKLADGKTLDEKGRLHRKRVDLLQGFYGKALRTNKGNPEAASAETMAGLYHYAGDHSYCPTRNDTWCNFKKDEISGTNNSKPVDDPFTPAMVAVMKPIMM, encoded by the exons ATGTTTTTCTCTGAATATGCCACATCATCAAGTCAGCTAGAATGGAAAATGAACCATCAACAAGCAGTGGGTTTGTTCCAGAGAAGAGGAATACTAGCAAG AATCAACCACCATCACATGAAGGTGTTTCCAGCAGATCCACACCCACCACTATTCGTGCAGAAACCAAG ATCAGAAGACACTCTTGGACTGAGATACACAACTTATGTAGGGGATGGCGATTCTTCttcattttcaagaattacacAGGAGCAGCCATATGGGCCAGATGTTACAACCATTAAAGAGGAATGTGTCGGCCACATACAGAAGAGGATGGGATGCAGACTCAGAAAGCTTGTAGAGAAGAAAAAAG GAGTGAAACTTGCTGACGGGAAGACATTGGACGAGAAGGGTCGCCTCCACCGTAAAAGAGTAGATTTGCTGCAAGGATTTTATGGCAAGGCTTTGAGGACCAACAAAGGGAATCCTGAAGCAGCGTCAGCAGAAACCATGGCTGGCCTGTATCACTATGCTGGGGACCACAGTTACTGCCCGACAAGAAATGACACCTGGTGCAATTTTAAGAAAGATGAGATTAGTGGTACTAACAACTCTAAACCAGTGGATGATCCATTTACACCAGCCATGGTAGCAGTAATGAAGCCCATTATGATGTAA